The following nucleotide sequence is from Halorussus caseinilyticus.
GGCGATAAAATTCTATGGTATTTCGGGTGCAGGCGACTAGTTGCTCTGGGGTTGTGGGTTTCGGGAACGGGTGAGTGCTTGGCGTCACGGAAGACGACGCTACGCTGGAGACTGACGTGAGACGCTAGTTCTAGACTTGAGCCAATCATACCGCAACCGCACCGCCACCGCGGGCCACACGCCTCCCCAACCGATTGAGCTACTCGGCCTCCGGCCTGCGTTGCTCATCCACCGTCGGAAGCGAGTTCCGACGAGCCTGCACTCACGTCCGTTCGCGCAGACCACGCGCGGATGGGCGCGACCCGGAGTCGGATACATCGGTCGGCGCGCTTTCGGAACGAGCGTTCCGGTCCGAATAACTATATATGTCTTAAACATGAAGAGACAATTTCCTCAGCATTATTATCATTGCTACGACCAAACTATAAGTATTCGTCGCGTCAATTACGGCCATGACCGATATTCCGGACGACCGCCGCGAGCGAATCGCCGCCGACCCCTTCTGCGAGAAACTGGGCGTCGAGTTGGCCGAACTCGGTCCCGGCACCGCCACGACCGAGTTGACAGTCACCGACGACCTGCTCAACTTCCACGGCACGCCCCACGGCGGCGCGATTTACTCGCTCGCGGACGCCGCGTTCGCGGCCGCGTCCAACAGCGAGGGCGACGCCGCCCTCGCGATGGAGACCAACATCTCCTACTACGAGACCGTCGAAGTCGGCGGGACGCTGACCGCCGACGCCGAGCGAATCCACCGGCGGGGTCGAACCGCCTCCTACCGCGTCGCCGTCACCGACGAACGTGGCGACGAAATCGCCACCTTCCGCGGCCGGGTGTACCTCCCCGGCGAATGAACGGCGGGCGAGCGACTGCCGGACGTGAGTGTCGGGCGAGCGACCGTGGGCGGTCGCTCGCCCGACGGCGCGACACCAGTTTT
It contains:
- a CDS encoding PaaI family thioesterase; protein product: MTDIPDDRRERIAADPFCEKLGVELAELGPGTATTELTVTDDLLNFHGTPHGGAIYSLADAAFAAASNSEGDAALAMETNISYYETVEVGGTLTADAERIHRRGRTASYRVAVTDERGDEIATFRGRVYLPGE